From a region of the Argiope bruennichi chromosome 8, qqArgBrue1.1, whole genome shotgun sequence genome:
- the LOC129980583 gene encoding uncharacterized protein LOC129980583, with protein MGAAVAAYMASSQKRKNPETYLNELKGRIQENNKLFSVQNFLKLLENPNLYAEALILAKCYLEHLKFDVPLSVIWGFNFLNGNFEEAEEIFKIHPVSLNQVNSMICEKIRSTENFDLSKTYSEFLKKNCDDLKVKIKAYRCIFELLVNKNMYEEAIKLIEEFKEMEIPISNLPMSSLKIIHNFCVKNLEKNESVTKFALPLKETYHSSSDSDLE; from the exons ATGGGAGCAGCTGTAGCTGCATATATGGCTTCTTCTCAAAAAAG AAAAAATCCTGAAACCTACTTAAATGAATTGAAAGGACGCATCCAAGAAAATAATAAGCTGTTTTCTGtgcaaaattttctgaaattattggaAAACCCTAATTTGTATGCTGAAG CTTTGATACTAGCTAAGTGTTATCTAGAGCATCTGAAATTTGATGTTCCTCTCTCTGTCATATggggttttaattttttgaatggaaATTTTGAAGAAGCTGAAGAAATATTCAAA ataCATCCAGTTTCTCTAAATCAAGTGAATTCTATGATATGCGAAAAAATTAGGTCTACAGAAAAT TTTGATCTGAGCAAAACATATAGTGAATTTCTCAAGAAAAATTGTGATGATTTGAAAGTGAAGATCAAGGCTTACCGTTGTATTTTTGAACTGTTAG TAAATAAGAATATGTATGAAGAAGCCATAAAGttaattgaagaatttaaagaaatggaGATTCCTATCAGCAATCTTCCTATGAGttctttaaaaatcatacatAACTTTTGTGtaaagaatttagagaaaaatgaaAGTGTAACAAAATTCGCTTTACCTCTAAAA GAAACTTATCACTCTAGCTCTGACTCTGATTTGGAAtga